In Halictus rubicundus isolate RS-2024b chromosome 5, iyHalRubi1_principal, whole genome shotgun sequence, one genomic interval encodes:
- the LOC143354051 gene encoding aladin translates to MLKILSLHDFDSPSFDDLAAVGFIARTVHYCSHENLQDELQPFSRFVREYPEASIAPDSLTTRETARTICADDLFLPVHDSIFKKIASVWREKGMAEAICLAASTDPEEVTKIVHWIATRLKWALDLMDKGLYQIETLPTSGSGSVADVVHTRDWDGALIRYLSWHPHCSRLAVVTRDDRIRIFSQGVPVVPVLRHSAQKSVCCISWRPLAGRELAVACQSGVLVWTIELSAASNSLSHAVLLKQRNHVPVTSVTWHPQGDFLVSCSPTDTNIIIWDTSKKEGVPLKRVGGGGLCFTRWSSSGSQLFTASCRNIFRVWNTGTATMWHADKWTVPNGRVAAACFGPNLTLLFATTEDSATIFALPLQDNIFDVKKPSLDNTVAVPLIDLTKVNFSSDDDYVTVGGRVVAMEWDPTGKYLAILFQDSPLIALIQTKVGNMSRVVDIKPCCLIKGFPGEVPSCMNFYQKHNNQSPVVCLTIAWNSGRIQHFPIVEKDCIPNMNLTGSLLSHSFSMRHDMYNFNLNTTYA, encoded by the exons ATGTTGAAAATACTGTCGCTGCATGACTTTGACTCTCCTTCGTTCGATGATCTCGCGGCTGTCGGGTTCATTGCAAGGACTGTGCACTACTGCAGTCATGAGAACCTGCAGGACGAGCTGCAACCTTTCTCCAGGTTCGTGAGAGAGTATCCGGAAGCTTCCATTGCTCCAGATAGTCTGACGACACGGGAGACAGCTCGCACTATCTGTGCCGATGACTTGTTCCTGCCTGTTCACGATAGTATCTTCAAAAAGATTGCTAGCGTTTGGAGGGAGAAGGGAATGGCAGAAGCTATTTGCCTTGCTGCGTCCACGGATCCTGAAGAGGTCACCAAAATTGTACATTGGATTGCTACAAG GCTTAAATGGGCATTGGATTTGATGGACAAGGGCTTGTATCAAATAGAAACTTTGCCCACCAGTGGATCAGGGTCAGTCGCAGATGTTGTTCACACAAGAGACTGGGATGGAGCTCTC ATCAGATATCTTTCTTGGCATCCGCATTGCTCCCGTCTAGCAGTAGTCACAAGAGACGATCGTATACGTATCTTCTCCCAAGGAGTACCGGTAGTTCCAGTCCTAAGGCACAGTGCTCAAAAATCGGTCTGCTGCATAAGTTGGAGACCACTGGCTGGCAGGGAACTGGCAGTAGCGTGTCAATCAGGTGTCCTAGTCTGGACTATAGAATTAAGCGCAGCCAGTAATTCGCTTAGTCATGCGGTGTTACTGAAACAAAGAAATCATGTACCTGTTACAAGCGTTACATGGCATCCACAGGGTGATTTTCTGGTGTCGTGCTCGCCAACAGACACAAACATAATTATCTGGGATACTTCTAAGAAAGAAGGTGTTCCCCTGAAGCGAGTCGGAGGCGGTGGATTGTGCTTCACCCGCTGGTCATCTTCTGGATCTCAATTGTTTACTGCTTCGTGtagaaatatattcag GGTTTGGAATACGGGAACGGCAACAATGTGGCACGCAGATAAGTGGACAGTGCCGAACGGTCGTGTGGCGGCTGCTTGTTTTGGACCGAACTTAACTCTACTGTTTGCAACGACCGAGGACTCCGCGACAATCTTTGCTCTGCCCTTGCAAGACAACATCTTCGACGTAAAGAAACCGTCTCTCGACAATACGGTGGCCGTGCCGCTCATAGATCTAACGAAAGTCAATTTTTCGTCGGACGATGATTACGTTACCGTTGGTGGAAGGGTTGTTGCGATGGAGTGGGACCCTACCGGAAAATATCTCGCCATTCTCTTCCAG GACAGTCCTTTGATCGCACTGATTCAAACCAAGGTGGGCAACATGTCGCGAGTGGTCGACATCAAACCCTGCTGCCTCATCAAAGGATTCCCCGGCGAAGTACCCAGTTGCATGAATTTCTACCAGAAGCACAACAACCAATCGCCTGTCGTTTGTCTAACAATCGCGTGGAACAGCGGCCGCATACAACACTTCCCCATAGTCGAGAAAGATTGCATTCCAAACATGAACCTAACCGGCTCGTTGTTGTCGCACTCGTTCTCAATGAGACACGATATGTACAATTTCAACTTGAACACCACATACGCCTAA